One region of Mus pahari chromosome 16, PAHARI_EIJ_v1.1, whole genome shotgun sequence genomic DNA includes:
- the Edn1 gene encoding endothelin-1 — protein MDYFPVIFSLLLVTSQGAPETAVLGAELSTGAENRVQSPAPSTPWRPRRSKRCSCSSLMDKECVYFCHLDIIWVNTPERVVPYGLGSSSRSRRSLKDLLPTKATDQAIRCQCAHQKDKKCWNFCQAGKELRAQSTMQKGLKDSKKGKPCSKLGKKCIYQQLVEGRKLRRLEAISNSIRASFRVAKLKAELYRDQKLTHNRAH, from the exons ATGGATTATTTTCCCGTGATCTTCTCTCTGCTGTTGGTGACTTCCCAAGGAGCTCCAGAAACAG CTGTCTTGGGAGCTGAGCTCAGCAccggagctgagaacagagtgcaGAGCCCCGCTCCCAGCACACCCTGGAGACCCCGAAGGTCCAAGCGCTGTTCCTGTTCTTCCTTGATGGACAAGGAGTGTGTCTACTTCTGCCACCTGGACATCATCTGGGTCAACACTCCCGA GCGTGTCGTCCCGTATGGACTGGGAAGCTCTTCCAGGTCCAGGCGTTCCTTGAAAGACTTACTTCCCACAAAGGCCACAGACCAGGCGATTAGATGTCAGTGCGCTCACCAAAAAGACAAGAAGTGCTGGAATTTCTGCCAAGCAGGAAAAGAACTCAG GGCCCAAAGTACCATGCAGAAGGGCTTAAAAGACTCCAAGAAAGGAAAACCCTGTTCCAAGTTGGGAAAGAAGTGTATCTATCAGCAgctggtggaaggaaggaaactaaGAAG GTTGGAGGCCATCAGCAACAGCATCAGGGCATCTTTTCGTGTTGCGAAGTTGAAAGCTGAGCTCTATAGAGACCAGAAGTTGACACACAACCGAGCACATTGA